CATGGTTTTAGGCATAAACAACTTTTTTGATGCTAGAAATAAAAACGCAAAAGTTGCTGATTTTCAAGATTTAGACCATTTAGATGGAGTATCGGTATCAGCAGTTTCAGCAAATTTGTATGATCAAAAAAGAGATGACCTCGTTTTATTTTATTTTAGAAATGGAGCTAATCATGCATCTTTGTTTACAAAATCAAGTGTTGTATCAGAAAATATAAAGTGGAATAGAAAAATTAAGTCCCAAAAAATACATGCATTATTGATTAATACTAGAAATGCAAATGCTCTTACAGGATCAGATGGATATGATGCATTAAAAATACTCTCATTAGATTTGTCTGAAAAACTGACACTCAAACAGAAACAGGATGAAGAGTACCCAAAAATTATTCACTCTGACAGTATACTTTTTGCATGTACTGGTACAATTGGAGAAAAATTTCCTTTAGAAAAAATAAAAAATTCACTTCCTAATTTAGTTGACAATATAAAATATAATCAAAATAAATTAATATGGATGAAATCAGCTTCAGGTATCAAAACAACAGATACTAAACCCAAGCTAGCAATGTCAGAGTGCAAAATAGGTAACACACCAATAAAGGTTTATGGCATTGCCAAAGGCTCTGGAATGATATTTCCTAATATGGCAACAACATTAGGATTTCTATTTACTGATGCAAATTTGTCTTCCTCAATTTTAAAAAATATTCTTAAAGATAGTATTGAAACTACTTTTAATGCAATTTCTTGTGATGGGGACACTAGTACTAATGATATGGTATCAATTTTTGCTACTAATAAAGCAAAAAATTCAGAGGTGAAAAACTACAAAGAAAAAAAATTAAAAGACTTTAAAGAATCCGTGCACGAAGTTTTATTGAATTTAGCAAAAAGAGTAGCGGCAGATGGTGAAGGGGCATCTAAATTTGTTACAGTAAATTGTATTAGAGCAAAATCTGTAGCTGATGCAAAAAAGATCTGCTTTTCAATTTCAAACTCACCTTTAGTAAAAACTGCATTAGCCGGTGAAGATCCAAATTGGGGGAGAATAGCTATGGCAGTCGGAAAAACAGAAATAAAAGTTGATATAAAAAAAATAAATATTTCTTTTGGGCCATATAAAATTTTCTCAAAAAATGAATTAGCCAAAGATTATGATGAGCAAAAAGTTAGAGAATACATGAAAAACGAGTCTATAGAAATAACAGTTGATCTTGGAATGGGTCAAAAAAGTTTTACTTCATATACTATGGATTTAACAAAAGATTATATTGAAATTAACGCTGATTATAGATCTTAGGACATTGAAAATATAATTTTGCTGCTTAAGTAATCATTATGATAAAATACGCACTAAATTGTAGAGACTGTAACAAAGAATTTGAAAGTTGGTTTGGATCTTCAAAAGAGTATGACAGATTAAAAAAAATGAAATTACTAAACTGTCAAAACTGTAGTTCTTTAAATGTAGAAAAATCATTAATGGCTCCAAATTTATCAAAAACAAAAAAATCATCTGAGAAAAATGAGTTTAAGTTGAAAGAAGTTAAACAAAAATTAAAAGAGTATAAAAAATTTGTAAAAGATAATTTTGATTTCGTGGGTGATAATTTTACTTATGAGGCAAGATCAATTCATTACAATAAAGATAAAAAAAAACTAAAAAAAGGTATTTATGGCAAAGCCTCAATTGAAGACATCAGAGAGTTAAAAGACGAAGGTATTGAAACAGAAATGATGCCTTGGATTGAGGACAAGGAGAATTAAACTTTCTCAAATTTGGTTATATAATTTACAGATTTATCAGAGGATATTTTCCACTGGTCAAATATAGGATTAAAAGTCAATCCATCAATTTTATTTAATTTTAATGAATTTTTTTGACAAATATTAATAAGGTTTTTAGGTTTTACAAATTTATCCCATTCATGAGTTCCAATAGGAAGCCATCTTAAAACGTACTCAGCCCCAACGATTGCAAATAAATAAGATTTTAATGTTTGATTTAGAGTAGCTACAAACATTATCCCATTTTTTTTTAAAAATCTCGAACTTTGTTTAATAAAGATATCCACATTTTCTACATGTTCCACTATCTCCATATTTAAAATTACATCAAATTTTTTAGAAGTTTTTAAATTTTCTGGTGAACAATTAAAATATTTAATATTTAATTTACTTCTTTTTAAATGATGCTTGGCAACTCTGATATTGTTTAGAGATGCATCAATGCCGACTACATTTGCACCCAGTCTTGACATTGGTTCAGATAGAAGGCCTCCGCCACAGCCAATATCTAATAACTGTAAATTTTTAAGAGGTTTATTATTTTTTTGTAACTTAAAATGTTCAACTAAATTATCTTTAATATATTTAATTCTTATTGGATTAAATTTATGTAGAGGTCTAAATTTTCCAGATGGATCCCACCATTCTTTGGCAATTCTAGAAAATTTTTCTATTTCTTTTTTATTTATTGTGTTAGTTTTCATTACTTTATTGACTTTATATTCAAGATGTATTTTATCAATATATTTTAATTAAAAAAAATTTACTCATGAAAATTGTAGTTTTAAAATTTGGCGGAACATCTGTTGGTACAATAAATCGAATAAAAAAGGTTGCAGAAATAATTAGCAGCTATGTGAAGCAAAAATATAAGGTCATAGTCGTTTCTTCAGCAATGAGTGGAGCAACAAATGATTTAGTAAAAAAATCGAAAGAAATTAGTAGTAATTTTTCTAATGCAGAATACGATGTTCTTGTATCTTCAGGTGAACAAGTTGCATGTTCATTGATTGCTGGCAGATTGATACATAAAGGATATAAAGCAAGATCATGGTTAGCATGGCAAATACCCATCTACACTGATAATAATCACAAATTTTCAAGAATAAACCAAATAAATAAAAATAAAATATTACGTTATTTAAAGTCTGGAGGAATTCCAATAATTACTGGCTTTCAAGGCATTAACAAAGAAGAAAGGATAACCACTATAGGCAGAGGAGGATCAGATGCTAGTGCAATAATGTTAGCAACTTTTTTTAAAGCTAAGAGATGCATTATTTATACAGATGTTGAAGGCGTTTATACTACTGACCCGAATAAATTAAAATCAGCAAAAAAAATTAAAATAATTTCTTATGAAGAAATGTTGGAAATGGCGTCATTGGGTGCAAAAGTAATGCAGCCCGTATCCATACAAGATGCAAGGCTAAATAGAATAAATATAGAAGTTAAATCTTCATTTAATAAAAAATCAGGAACACTAATAACAAAGAGAAAAAACATTATTAAAAATAAAATTATAACTGGTATTTCTTCAACCCAAAACGATGCAAAAGTTACTCTAGTAGGTGTTAAAGATAAACCAGGTATAGCAGCGGCAATTTTTAAACCTTTATCTAAAAACTCCATTAATGTTGATATGGTTGTACAAAATATATCTGCAAATGGAAAGGAAACAGATCTTACATTTACAATTAAAAGTGATGATCTTGTAAAGACAAAAAAAATTATTAATGAGAATAAAAGTATAAATTTTACAAAACTAATTTTTGATAAAAATGTATCTAAAATTTCTATTATTGGTGTTGGTATGGTTACAACACCTGGGGTTACTTTTAGAATGTTTCAAGCGCTTGCAAACCAAAAAATTAATATTCAAGTTATCTCAACTTCAGAAATTAAAATTTCTGTATTGGTAAATAAAATTTATGTCAAAAAAGCAATTTTAGTACTTCATAAAGAATTTAAACTAGAAAAATAAAATGAGCATTAGGCCATTTAGAGATATTAAAAGAAAAAAAACAAAAGCCATAAAAGTTGGGAATTTAGATATTGGTGGTGATAACCCAATATCTGTCCAATCAATGACTAATACTTTAACTCAAAACTCAAAATCAACAATAAATCAAATCAAAGAAATTGAAAATGCTGGCGCTGATTTAGTGAGGGTTTCATGTCCCGATCAAGAATCAACATTAGCTTTGAAACAAATAATAAAGGAAATAAATATTCCTTTAGTTGCAGACATACATTTTCACTACAAGCGAGCAATAGAAGCAGCTGAAAATGGAGCTCATTGTTTAAGAATAAACCCTGGCAACATAGGAGACACTTATAAAATTAAGGAGGTTATAAAAGCAGCTAAAGACAATAATTGTGCAATAAGAGTTGGAGTAAACGCAGGATCTTTAGAAAAAGATATTTTAGAAAAATATAAAGAACCGTGTCCAGAAGCTTTAGTTGAAAGCGCAATAAGAAATATAAATATCTTAGAAAATGAGGATTTTTTTAAATTAAAAGTAAGCGTTAAATCTTCAGATGTTTTTTTATCAATAGGTGCTTATAGACAATTGTCAGATAAAATTGATTATCCTTTGCATGTAGGAATAACAGAGGCAGGAAGTTTTTTACCTG
The Candidatus Pelagibacter sp. RS40 DNA segment above includes these coding regions:
- the argJ gene encoding bifunctional glutamate N-acetyltransferase/amino-acid acetyltransferase ArgJ produces the protein MVLGINNFFDARNKNAKVADFQDLDHLDGVSVSAVSANLYDQKRDDLVLFYFRNGANHASLFTKSSVVSENIKWNRKIKSQKIHALLINTRNANALTGSDGYDALKILSLDLSEKLTLKQKQDEEYPKIIHSDSILFACTGTIGEKFPLEKIKNSLPNLVDNIKYNQNKLIWMKSASGIKTTDTKPKLAMSECKIGNTPIKVYGIAKGSGMIFPNMATTLGFLFTDANLSSSILKNILKDSIETTFNAISCDGDTSTNDMVSIFATNKAKNSEVKNYKEKKLKDFKESVHEVLLNLAKRVAADGEGASKFVTVNCIRAKSVADAKKICFSISNSPLVKTALAGEDPNWGRIAMAVGKTEIKVDIKKINISFGPYKIFSKNELAKDYDEQKVREYMKNESIEITVDLGMGQKSFTSYTMDLTKDYIEINADYRS
- a CDS encoding DUF1178 family protein, translated to MIKYALNCRDCNKEFESWFGSSKEYDRLKKMKLLNCQNCSSLNVEKSLMAPNLSKTKKSSEKNEFKLKEVKQKLKEYKKFVKDNFDFVGDNFTYEARSIHYNKDKKKLKKGIYGKASIEDIRELKDEGIETEMMPWIEDKEN
- the ubiG gene encoding bifunctional 2-polyprenyl-6-hydroxyphenol methylase/3-demethylubiquinol 3-O-methyltransferase UbiG, with the translated sequence MKTNTINKKEIEKFSRIAKEWWDPSGKFRPLHKFNPIRIKYIKDNLVEHFKLQKNNKPLKNLQLLDIGCGGGLLSEPMSRLGANVVGIDASLNNIRVAKHHLKRSKLNIKYFNCSPENLKTSKKFDVILNMEIVEHVENVDIFIKQSSRFLKKNGIMFVATLNQTLKSYLFAIVGAEYVLRWLPIGTHEWDKFVKPKNLINICQKNSLKLNKIDGLTFNPIFDQWKISSDKSVNYITKFEKV
- a CDS encoding aspartate kinase, which produces MKIVVLKFGGTSVGTINRIKKVAEIISSYVKQKYKVIVVSSAMSGATNDLVKKSKEISSNFSNAEYDVLVSSGEQVACSLIAGRLIHKGYKARSWLAWQIPIYTDNNHKFSRINQINKNKILRYLKSGGIPIITGFQGINKEERITTIGRGGSDASAIMLATFFKAKRCIIYTDVEGVYTTDPNKLKSAKKIKIISYEEMLEMASLGAKVMQPVSIQDARLNRINIEVKSSFNKKSGTLITKRKNIIKNKIITGISSTQNDAKVTLVGVKDKPGIAAAIFKPLSKNSINVDMVVQNISANGKETDLTFTIKSDDLVKTKKIINENKSINFTKLIFDKNVSKISIIGVGMVTTPGVTFRMFQALANQKINIQVISTSEIKISVLVNKIYVKKAILVLHKEFKLEK
- the ispG gene encoding flavodoxin-dependent (E)-4-hydroxy-3-methylbut-2-enyl-diphosphate synthase, which translates into the protein MSIRPFRDIKRKKTKAIKVGNLDIGGDNPISVQSMTNTLTQNSKSTINQIKEIENAGADLVRVSCPDQESTLALKQIIKEINIPLVADIHFHYKRAIEAAENGAHCLRINPGNIGDTYKIKEVIKAAKDNNCAIRVGVNAGSLEKDILEKYKEPCPEALVESAIRNINILENEDFFKLKVSVKSSDVFLSIGAYRQLSDKIDYPLHVGITEAGSFLPGTIKSSIGFGSLLLDGIGDTIRVSLSDDPVKEINVGNEILKSLNLRNRGVRIISCPSCARQAFEVINTVKVLEERLSHIKTPLTLSIIGCVVNGPGEAAQTDIGITGGGKGNHMLYLNGIESEKIKSEEIISKVVTMVEKKAAEIENDPKK